From Variovorax sp. J2L1-78, the proteins below share one genomic window:
- a CDS encoding carotenoid oxygenase family protein, giving the protein MDRRELLRRLAAAGSAPFLLPLAGHADGTNTPDSWQTAFEASTAPWKPGFASLPGDLPPTAATVRGRFPDAVTGTLYRVGPAGHEVGGERYHHWFDGDGMAHRFVIDGREVRHQGRYVATTKRVREARAGRRLIEGFGTVFAGSEPLSSPDDMNVANINMLPIGGELLALWEGGSATRLDPQTLATRGLKTWRADLAGVPFSAHPKIDPDGTVWNFGVSASNGLLVLYEIAPDGALRRADARPVSHLPMVHDFAVTDRHLVFLMPPLVYDAARKQAGASFLDAHVWRPELGMRALVIDKKDWQRQQMLALPAGFLFHLGNAWEEQTAGGTVIHVDYVRAPDASSLFTSTRELVRGRYVRGPQARLTVARLDLGAGRATQVEWPLEAEFPRIDPRRVGLRHREVVHAAAPIDGRPLWSAVARTDVESGASQRFSYGAQALVEEHVVVPDGERPGWVLGTALDYAQGKTVLSCFAADALADGPVAQATLPYALPLGLHGAFVAA; this is encoded by the coding sequence ATGGACCGCCGTGAATTGCTTCGCCGGCTGGCTGCGGCCGGCAGCGCGCCTTTCCTCCTGCCGCTGGCTGGTCACGCTGACGGCACCAACACCCCCGACAGTTGGCAGACCGCCTTCGAGGCCTCGACCGCACCCTGGAAGCCGGGCTTCGCGTCGCTGCCCGGCGACCTGCCGCCGACGGCCGCCACGGTGCGCGGGCGCTTTCCCGACGCGGTCACCGGCACGCTCTACCGTGTCGGCCCCGCCGGGCACGAGGTCGGCGGCGAGCGCTACCACCACTGGTTCGACGGCGACGGCATGGCGCACCGCTTCGTGATCGACGGCCGGGAGGTCCGTCACCAGGGCCGCTATGTCGCGACCACCAAGCGCGTGCGCGAAGCGCGCGCCGGCCGCCGCCTGATCGAGGGCTTCGGCACAGTGTTCGCGGGCAGCGAGCCGCTGAGCTCGCCCGACGACATGAACGTCGCCAACATCAACATGCTGCCGATCGGCGGCGAGCTGCTCGCGCTGTGGGAAGGCGGTTCGGCCACGCGGCTGGACCCGCAGACGCTGGCGACGCGCGGCCTCAAGACCTGGCGGGCCGATCTGGCCGGCGTGCCGTTCTCCGCCCATCCGAAGATCGATCCGGATGGAACGGTCTGGAACTTCGGCGTCAGCGCGAGCAACGGCCTGCTGGTGCTCTACGAGATCGCGCCCGATGGCGCATTGCGCCGCGCCGACGCTCGGCCCGTGAGCCACCTGCCGATGGTCCACGACTTCGCGGTGACCGACAGGCACCTCGTGTTCCTGATGCCGCCCCTGGTGTACGACGCCGCGCGCAAGCAGGCGGGCGCGAGCTTTCTCGATGCGCATGTGTGGCGGCCCGAACTCGGCATGCGTGCACTGGTGATCGACAAGAAGGACTGGCAGCGTCAGCAGATGCTCGCGCTGCCGGCCGGCTTCCTGTTCCATCTGGGCAACGCCTGGGAGGAGCAGACCGCCGGCGGGACGGTGATCCATGTCGACTACGTCCGCGCGCCCGATGCCTCGAGCCTCTTCACGAGCACCCGCGAGCTCGTGCGGGGGCGCTATGTGCGCGGCCCGCAGGCTAGGCTGACGGTGGCCCGCCTGGACCTCGGCGCGGGCCGGGCGACGCAGGTCGAATGGCCCCTGGAGGCCGAATTCCCGCGCATCGATCCGCGCCGGGTCGGCCTGCGGCACCGCGAGGTGGTCCATGCCGCCGCGCCGATCGACGGCCGGCCGCTGTGGAGCGCGGTCGCACGCACCGACGTCGAATCAGGGGCTTCGCAACGCTTCAGCTACGGGGCGCAGGCGCTGGTCGAGGAGCATGTGGTCGTGCCGGATGGCGAGCGTCCGGGGTGGGTGCTCGGGACCGCCCTCGACTACGCGCAGGGGAAGACGGTGCTGTCGTGCTTCGCCGCCGATGCGCTGGCCGACGGGCCGGTGGCGCAGGCGACCTTGCCCTATGCGCTGCCGCTGGGACTGCACGGGGCGTTCGTGGCGGCCTAG
- a CDS encoding hydroxymyristoyl-ACP dehydratase: MTTPQTLDRAGIARRIPHSGSMCLLDRLEAWDAEAIHCSTASHALPDNPLRTASGLMAPNLVEYAAQAMALHGGVLAPDDAEPSAGFLASARNVRFAVDRFDDVADALQVHAKRLSGDASQVLYEFAVKDAGGRALAEGRAVVVLNTPLPPATPPSTK; encoded by the coding sequence ATGACGACACCCCAGACCCTCGACCGCGCCGGCATCGCCCGCCGCATTCCCCACAGCGGCAGCATGTGCCTGCTCGACCGGCTGGAAGCCTGGGACGCCGAGGCGATCCACTGCAGCACGGCGAGCCATGCGCTACCCGACAACCCGCTGCGCACCGCGAGCGGGCTGATGGCGCCCAACCTCGTCGAATACGCTGCGCAGGCCATGGCCCTGCACGGCGGCGTGCTCGCACCGGACGATGCCGAGCCCTCGGCCGGTTTCCTGGCCAGCGCGCGCAACGTGCGGTTCGCGGTCGACCGCTTCGACGACGTGGCGGACGCGCTGCAGGTGCACGCCAAGCGCCTGTCGGGCGACGCCAGCCAAGTGCTCTATGAGTTCGCCGTGAAGGACGCCGGCGGCCGCGCATTGGCCGAGGGCCGCGCGGTCGTCGTCCTCAACACCCCGCTGCCTCCCGCCACCCCTCCCTCGACGAAATGA
- the fabG gene encoding 3-oxoacyl-ACP reductase FabG: MSLSGKRALITGASGALGAAIAQRLARDGATVLLHASSRPQAVEALAATITAAGGTAECHVFDLRSDEATAAGCAAMLVGGPVQILVNNAGVHDDAVLPGMRPEQWHKVIDVSLNGFFRVTQPLLLPMLRTRWGRILNISSVASLTGNRGQVNYAAAKGALNSATKALSLEVAARGVTVNAIAPGIIASPMADAVFDPALIQQMVPVKRAGTPDEVAALAGFLASPDAAYITGQVISINGGMV; encoded by the coding sequence ATGTCCCTGTCCGGAAAACGTGCCCTCATCACCGGCGCCAGCGGCGCTCTCGGCGCGGCCATCGCCCAGCGCCTGGCGCGCGACGGCGCCACCGTGCTGCTGCATGCCAGCTCGCGCCCGCAGGCGGTCGAGGCACTGGCCGCCACCATCACCGCGGCCGGCGGCACCGCCGAATGCCATGTCTTCGACCTGCGCAGCGACGAAGCCACGGCCGCCGGCTGCGCCGCGATGCTGGTCGGCGGGCCGGTCCAGATCCTGGTGAACAACGCCGGCGTGCACGACGACGCGGTGCTGCCGGGCATGCGGCCCGAGCAGTGGCACAAGGTGATCGACGTGTCGCTCAACGGCTTCTTCCGCGTCACGCAGCCGCTGCTGCTGCCGATGCTGCGCACCCGCTGGGGCCGCATCCTGAACATCTCGTCGGTGGCGTCGCTCACCGGCAACCGCGGCCAGGTCAACTACGCCGCCGCCAAGGGCGCGCTCAACAGCGCGACCAAGGCGCTGTCGCTCGAAGTGGCGGCACGCGGCGTGACGGTGAACGCCATCGCGCCCGGCATCATCGCGTCGCCGATGGCCGACGCCGTGTTCGACCCAGCCCTCATCCAGCAGATGGTGCCGGTCAAGCGCGCCGGCACGCCCGACGAGGTGGCCGCGCTCGCCGGCTTCCTGGCCAGCCCTGACGCGGCCTATATCACGGGACAGGTCATCTCGATCAACGGCGGGATGGTCTAG
- the chrA gene encoding chromate efflux transporter → MAPLAVGFWEAFRFWLKLGFVSFGGPAGQIAIMHTELVERRRWISEKRFLHALNYCMLLPGPEAQQLATYIGWLLHRTRGGLVAGGLFVLPSLFILIGLSWIYLRFGHVPVVAGIFYGIKPAVTAIVLHAAHRIGTRALRNRWMWGIAAASFLAIFAFDTPFPAIVVAAALVGHFGARRAPAVFTLGGVPGHTASGHGPALIDDDTPPPPHAHFSRVRLAQVLGVGLGLWALAMATLVATQGVQGTLTQMGWFFTKAALLTFGGAYAVLPYVYQGAVEQHHWLSGAQMIDGLALGETTPGPLIMVVAFVGFVGGWLHQVLGPDALFAGAALAASVVTFFTFLPSFVFILAGGPVIEATHGRLGFTAPLSAITAAVVGVILNLALFFAYHVLWPQGFGGRFDAASAVIALGAAVALFRFKVGVLPLLGTCALAGLAWTWLLPALR, encoded by the coding sequence GTGGCCCCGCTCGCCGTGGGCTTCTGGGAGGCCTTCCGCTTCTGGCTCAAGCTGGGCTTCGTCAGCTTCGGCGGGCCGGCCGGGCAGATCGCGATCATGCACACCGAGCTGGTCGAGCGCCGGCGCTGGATCAGCGAGAAGCGCTTTCTGCACGCGCTCAACTACTGCATGCTGCTGCCGGGCCCCGAAGCGCAGCAACTGGCGACCTACATCGGCTGGCTGCTGCACCGGACCCGCGGCGGCCTCGTGGCGGGCGGGCTGTTCGTGCTGCCGTCGCTGTTCATCCTGATCGGCCTGTCGTGGATCTACCTGCGCTTCGGCCATGTGCCGGTGGTGGCGGGCATCTTCTACGGCATCAAGCCGGCCGTCACGGCCATCGTGCTGCATGCGGCGCACCGCATCGGCACGCGCGCGCTGCGCAACCGCTGGATGTGGGGCATCGCGGCGGCGTCGTTCCTGGCGATCTTCGCCTTCGACACGCCGTTCCCCGCCATCGTGGTGGCCGCCGCGCTGGTCGGGCACTTCGGCGCACGACGTGCGCCCGCCGTGTTCACGCTCGGCGGGGTGCCCGGCCATACCGCGTCGGGCCACGGGCCGGCGCTGATCGACGACGACACGCCGCCGCCGCCGCATGCGCACTTCTCGCGTGTGCGGCTGGCGCAGGTGCTCGGCGTCGGGTTGGGGCTGTGGGCGCTGGCCATGGCGACCCTGGTCGCCACGCAGGGCGTGCAGGGCACGCTGACGCAGATGGGGTGGTTCTTCACCAAGGCGGCCTTGCTGACCTTCGGTGGTGCCTACGCGGTGCTGCCCTATGTCTACCAGGGCGCCGTCGAGCAGCACCACTGGCTGTCCGGTGCGCAGATGATCGACGGCCTGGCGCTGGGCGAGACGACGCCGGGCCCGCTGATCATGGTGGTGGCCTTCGTGGGCTTCGTCGGCGGCTGGCTGCACCAGGTACTCGGCCCCGACGCGTTGTTCGCGGGCGCCGCGCTGGCGGCCTCGGTGGTCACCTTTTTCACCTTCCTGCCGTCCTTCGTCTTCATCCTGGCCGGCGGCCCGGTGATCGAGGCGACGCACGGCCGGCTGGGCTTCACCGCGCCGCTGTCGGCCATCACCGCGGCCGTGGTGGGGGTCATCCTCAACCTCGCGCTCTTCTTCGCGTACCACGTGCTGTGGCCGCAGGGTTTCGGTGGGCGCTTCGACGCGGCGTCGGCCGTGATCGCGCTCGGCGCCGCCGTGGCGCTGTTCCGCTTCAAGGTCGGCGTGCTGCCATTGCTCGGCACGTGTGCCCTCGCCGGGCTGGCGTGGACCTGGCTGCTGCCGGCGCTGCGTTAG
- a CDS encoding DUF2141 domain-containing protein, with protein sequence MHPFRTVFAFAAIAAMVAIPLAASAADLRVAVSDGPAVPATLYVALFDSADALTADKALAAQTLPMRDGKAQLVFAGLPPGRYVLKSFADENGNGKLDANLVGVPIERYGFSNDARGRMGPPSFDAAAVPLEAADSSIALRLH encoded by the coding sequence ATGCATCCCTTTCGCACCGTGTTCGCCTTTGCCGCCATCGCAGCGATGGTCGCCATTCCCCTGGCCGCGAGCGCGGCCGATCTCCGTGTCGCCGTGAGCGACGGGCCGGCCGTGCCGGCCACGCTCTATGTGGCGCTGTTCGACTCGGCCGATGCGCTGACGGCGGACAAGGCGCTGGCCGCGCAGACCCTCCCGATGCGCGACGGCAAGGCGCAGCTGGTGTTCGCCGGCCTGCCACCCGGACGCTATGTGCTCAAGTCCTTCGCCGATGAAAACGGCAACGGCAAGCTCGATGCGAACTTGGTCGGGGTGCCGATCGAACGCTACGGCTTCTCGAACGATGCCAGGGGCCGCATGGGCCCCCCGAGCTTCGACGCGGCCGCCGTGCCGCTCGAAGCCGCCGACAGCAGCATCGCCCTTCGCCTTCACTGA